One segment of bacterium DNA contains the following:
- a CDS encoding SH3 domain-containing protein, translating into MQTVKTPCAVFILLALTATVLAQEEEDYEFSDPLSRMTVIVDTLRIRDLPATEGSEVVGMLHLGDTVPYAEMNDDWARIKAPDGTVGWACIVLGGETFMVQDIYIFFTGTLTDAAGDPVAGAVIELVGTGTNYVTDEEGRFDDYEVPRGTWGLRVTVGERSALLENTITLEDEYYEKTLTVNLDTEYRLTITLEEAEGIAKPNIYIYPIEETEVRVRLGFPAGGGITVSDPPYGEGWTVTVTPEGIIDGERTFLFYEARSGGSVQREEGWVVPREDLEAFFRENLRATGFYEPEIEDFAEFWVPRLDDHPYFALYPQYDPIYDGMVGLDVDPDPWTVIRLAYVVVGLEEYFDLMPAAIPAYEIGGFTVHEWGVILSPGDMDAYLY; encoded by the coding sequence ATGCAAACCGTAAAAACCCCGTGTGCCGTATTTATCCTCCTGGCGCTCACCGCGACCGTCCTGGCCCAGGAGGAGGAGGATTACGAGTTCAGCGACCCCCTGTCCAGGATGACCGTGATCGTGGACACCCTGCGCATCCGTGACCTGCCGGCCACCGAGGGCTCGGAGGTCGTCGGGATGCTCCACCTGGGCGACACGGTGCCGTACGCGGAGATGAATGACGACTGGGCCCGGATCAAGGCCCCCGACGGCACCGTGGGTTGGGCCTGCATCGTCCTGGGTGGGGAGACCTTCATGGTCCAGGACATCTACATCTTCTTCACCGGGACCCTGACCGACGCCGCGGGCGACCCGGTGGCAGGCGCGGTGATCGAGCTGGTGGGTACCGGCACGAACTACGTAACGGACGAGGAGGGCCGGTTCGACGATTACGAGGTCCCGAGGGGGACCTGGGGCCTGCGGGTGACCGTGGGCGAACGTTCCGCGCTGCTGGAAAACACCATCACCCTCGAGGACGAGTATTACGAAAAAACCCTCACCGTTAATCTGGACACCGAGTACCGGCTGACCATCACCCTCGAGGAGGCTGAAGGCATCGCCAAGCCCAACATCTACATCTACCCAATCGAGGAGACCGAGGTGCGGGTGAGGCTCGGCTTTCCGGCGGGCGGCGGTATAACCGTCTCCGACCCGCCCTACGGCGAAGGCTGGACGGTCACCGTCACCCCCGAGGGAATCATTGACGGCGAACGCACGTTTCTATTCTACGAGGCCCGGAGCGGAGGGAGCGTCCAGCGCGAGGAGGGTTGGGTGGTGCCCCGGGAGGACCTGGAGGCCTTTTTCCGGGAAAATTTAAGAGCCACGGGTTTCTACGAGCCTGAGATCGAGGATTTCGCGGAGTTCTGGGTGCCGCGGCTGGACGACCACCCCTACTTCGCCCTCTACCCCCAGTACGACCCCATCTACGACGGAATGGTCGGCCTCGATGTGGATCCGGACCCCTGGACCGTCATCCGGCTGGCCTACGTCGTCGTCGGGCTGGAGGAGTATTTCGACCTGATGCCGGCGGCGATCCCGGCCTACGAAATCGGCGGCTTCACCGTCCACGAGTGGGGGGTCATCCTCAGCCCCGGTGACATGGACGCCTACCTCTACTAG
- a CDS encoding carboxypeptidase-like regulatory domain-containing protein, with translation MRTTTLICLGITAFPAVPTLCAAASDTATMTGIVQNLDGDTIPDASVELFQARETEEEERSIEPRPEDRPWLFTDEPLYRATTDEEGRYSIEDILPGTYDVVCENDYYEPTYVLGIAVTAGEKLTYDFILEYMMEVEKPNLYLYPEEATEVTVRLGFPAGGGVTISEPTYGDGWTVGVAPDGKINGEYGHLFYEAQVPPDWQFDRGWVVQQRQLEEFFNENLAAGGFNERETADFIEYWVPRLDDKAFYVIYPQYARDIEPLITLTVEPEPAEILRLYYVISGVDSVDRYVPEPDIPSFHRHGFTVCEWGVVLMDDEEIVH, from the coding sequence ATGCGAACGACCACCCTGATTTGCCTGGGCATAACCGCGTTTCCGGCCGTCCCAACACTCTGCGCGGCGGCCTCCGATACGGCGACCATGACCGGTATCGTCCAGAACCTCGACGGCGACACCATCCCGGACGCTTCGGTCGAGCTCTTCCAGGCGAGGGAAACGGAGGAGGAGGAACGAAGCATAGAACCGAGACCGGAGGACCGTCCCTGGCTCTTCACGGACGAGCCGCTCTACCGGGCGACGACCGACGAGGAGGGCCGGTACTCGATCGAGGACATCCTGCCTGGCACCTACGACGTCGTCTGCGAGAACGACTACTACGAGCCGACTTACGTCCTGGGCATCGCCGTCACCGCCGGGGAGAAGCTGACCTACGATTTCATCCTGGAGTACATGATGGAAGTGGAGAAGCCCAACCTCTACCTCTATCCCGAGGAGGCCACCGAGGTCACGGTGCGGTTGGGATTCCCCGCGGGCGGTGGTGTCACGATTTCGGAACCGACTTACGGCGACGGCTGGACGGTGGGCGTCGCGCCCGACGGGAAAATCAACGGCGAGTACGGTCACCTGTTCTACGAGGCCCAGGTGCCGCCGGACTGGCAATTCGACCGGGGCTGGGTCGTCCAACAGCGGCAGTTGGAGGAGTTTTTTAACGAAAACCTCGCCGCGGGCGGCTTCAACGAGCGCGAGACCGCCGACTTCATCGAGTACTGGGTCCCCCGCCTGGACGATAAGGCCTTCTACGTCATCTACCCCCAGTACGCGCGGGACATCGAGCCCCTGATAACACTTACCGTCGAGCCGGAGCCGGCCGAAATCCTCCGCCTGTACTACGTCATCTCCGGCGTGGACTCTGTGGACCGCTACGTCCCCGAGCCGGATATCCCGAGCTTCCATCGCCACGGCTTCACGGTCTGCGAGTGGGGTGTCGTCCTGATGGACGACGAGGAAATCGTCCATTAG